One Aphidius gifuensis isolate YNYX2018 linkage group LG5, ASM1490517v1, whole genome shotgun sequence genomic region harbors:
- the LOC122857135 gene encoding uncharacterized protein LOC122857135, whose amino-acid sequence MASVPKNNLKSKPVELEKEVKAPDTIKVEDHSSVKESFAPELLIKPVQKKKIPIIDTVAESEKPVKVPVPRKKVLDINPSFLVDSHPLVLATHLVPSLSIEIFEIIAQRLEAALNIPVVLIHESRNDRPVATDFADIAILPVNKEWKEGCLLEVGLVFEHRLNTDNKPGIYADVVVAMDRGENIEDITDLRGCSCAMADNSNVGAAGLIFKHLKTKGENPSFFGNTLYCETQVAALQMVAGKQADISVIESPVICTHKNNLPGMETLFILESLGPLPPYQIMINEKLSGKRFDEIKKCLLDGNDDKIWLENLKRYGINGFAEYSIDNYDVEEIKSVVTSVRYY is encoded by the exons atggcATCTGTACCGAAGAATAATCTTAAATCAAAACCTGTCGAGTTGGAGAAGGAGGTCAAGGCACCAGATACGATCAAGGTCGAGGATCATTCGAGCGTAAAAGAATCATTTGCTCCCGAGCTTTTGATAAAAccagtgcaaaaaaaaaaaattcccattaTTGATACTGTTGCT gaATCTGAAAAACCCGTTAAAGTACCAGTACcaagaaaaaaagttttagaTATTAATCCATCATTTCTTGTTGATTCACATCCTCTGGTATTAGCAACTCATCTTGTTCCttcattatcaattgaaatatttgaaataattgcaCAACGTCTTGAAGCTGCACTAAATATACCAGTTGTTTTGATTCATGAATCAAGAAATGATAGACCAGTTGCCACGGATTTTGCTGATATTG cTATTTTACCAGTCAATAAAGAATGGAAAGAAGGATGTCTATTAGAAGTTGGCCTAGTTTTTGAGCACAGATTGAATACTGATAATAAGCCAGGAATTTATGCAGATGTTGTTGTTGCCATGGATAGAGGAGAAAATATTGAG GACATTACTGATTTACGTGGATGTAGTTGTGCAATGGCTGATAATTCAAATGTTGGAGCAGCTGGacttatatttaaacatttaaaaactaAAGGAGAAAATCCTTCATTTTTTGGAAATACATTGT attgTGAAACACAAGTTGCAGCATTGCAAATGGTTGCTGGTAAACAAGCTGATATTAGTGTTATTGAATCACCAGTAATATgtacacataaaaataatcttcCTGGTATGgaaacattatttattcttgAAAGTTTAGGACCACTTCCACCTtatcaaataatgattaatgaaaAGCTATCAGGTAAACgttttgatgaaattaaaaaatgtctacttgatggtaatgatgataaaatatggctggaaaatttaaaacgttATGGTATAAATGGTTTTGCTgaatattcaattgataattatgatgttgaagaaattaaatCTGTTGTAACAAGTGTacgttattattaa
- the LOC122857134 gene encoding ubiquitin carboxyl-terminal hydrolase 30 homolog: MDVERLAMFAGVGVVIGVGAFVLWGPTPRPKRRGQISGITNLGYTCFLNSLLQAIAACPFFITWLKEQSSNKKTTSFTKNLISVLEQINGYSDNFYNDIAPVEIITSLGKLWNFDPGHQDAHELFHVILTALQNETENLTPQRGLSDALPISPPVVSDIKGSGDPLSFRSVSCNDITQSGYPLPSIRSNNKKININLSTKSIPYSSSMYNKPGMIFARPSKLLFSSVYDSQQEISPTKVWNSITTLTEKSNTSVLSNETHPFSGFLTSQLKCINCNFKSSVRYDKLETISLPLPPAGDVLTWRCHTLGELFSRLVTSEIIQNVDCDKCGTRCSAMKTLTIGKLPRCLCIQIPRTTWSSSGMPIKRDDPVIFPEIFALDPFTFNETTKRNDQASLPIMLDNQNMKRAKHKYKLCSVVEHRGAVDAGHFVCYRRGNRVGQWFYTSDKIVENTSITDVLCASPYLIFYERIVDI, encoded by the exons atggATGTTGAAAGACTAGCAATGTTTGCTGGAGTTGGTGTTGTTATTGGTGTTGGTGCATTTGTACTTTGGGGTCCAACACCAAGACCAAAACGAAGAGGTCAAATATCTGGTATAACAAATTTAGGatatacatgttttttaaattctttactACAAGCCATTGCTGCATGtccattttttataacatgGCTTAAAGaacaatcatcaaataaaaaaacaacaagttttacaaaaaatttaatatctgtACTGGAACAAATTAATGGTTActcagataatttttataatgacatTGCACcagttgaaataataacatcACTTGGAAAATTATGGAATTTTGATCCAGGTCATCAAGATGCTCATGAATTATTTCATGTTATATTAACTGCTCTACAAAATGAAACTGAAAATTTAACACCA CAACGTGGTTTATCTGATGCACTGCCAATATCACCACCAGTTGTATCAGATATAAAAGGATCAGGTGATCCTTTATCATTTCGTAGTGTATCCTGCAATGACATAACACAATCAGGATATCCTTTACCATCAATTAgatcaaataacaaaaaaattaatattaatttatcaacaaaatcaattcCATACTCTTCTTCAATGTACAATAAACCAGGTATGATATTTGCAAGACCatcaaaactattattttcaagtgtaTATGATAGTCAACAAGAAATAAGTCCAACAAAAGTTTGGAATTCAATAACAACATTAACAGAAAAAAGTAATACATCTGTATTGTCAAATGAAACACATCCATTTTCTGGTTTTTTAACAAGtcaattaaaatgtattaattgtaattttaaatcatcagtACGTTATGATAAACTTGAAACAATATCATTACCATTACCACCAGCTGGTGATGTATTAACATGGCGTTGTCATACACTTGGTGAATTATTTTCACGTCTTGTTACTAgtgaaataatacaaaatgttGATTGTGATAAATGTGGTACACGTTGTTCTGCAATGAAAACATTAACAATTGGTAAATTACCAAGATGTTTATGTATACAAATACCACGTACAACTTGGAGCTCATCTGGTATGCCAATTAAACGTGATGATCCAGTTATATTTCCTGAAATATTTGCACTTGATCCATTTACATTTAATGAAACTACAAAACGTAATGATCAA gcttCATTACCAATAATGTTGGATAATCAAAATATGAAAAGAgctaaacataaatataaactttgtTCTGTTGTTGAACATCGTGGTGCAGTTGATGCTGGtcattttgtttgttataGACGTGGTAATCGTGTTGGACAATGGTTTTATACATcagataaaattgttgaaaatacatCAATAACAGATGTACTATGTGCCAGTccatacttaattttttatgaacgtattgttgatatttaa
- the LOC122857139 gene encoding zinc finger HIT domain-containing protein 3: MKICSVCETNNALYKCPACKTPYCSIECCKNHKLNKCETSIADDKNNNSTDESLEKKFEYNFPTEDTVPLDKLELLRSNDDVKQCLANPHVRDIIKEILTSPDQMTAIGNAIREPIFDELVGACLRLVEKKE, from the exons atgaaaatttgcAGTGTGTGTGAGACTAATAATGCTCTCTATAAATGTCCAGCATGTAAAACACCTTA TTGCTCAATTGAATGCtgtaaaaatcataaattaaataaatgtgaaaCATCAATagctgatgataaaaataataactcaaCAGATGAatctttggaaaaaaaatttgagtatAATTTTCCAACAGAAGACACAGTTCCTCTAGATAAACTTGAACTTTTACGTAGCAATGATGATGTCAAGCAGTGTCTTGCAAATCCTCATGTTAGAGATATCATTAAAGAAATATTAACATCACCAGATCAAATGACTGCCATTGGAAATGCTATAAGAGAGCCTATTTTTGATGAACTTGTTGGTGCTTGTTTACGACTTGTCgagaaaaaagaataa